From Antechinus flavipes isolate AdamAnt ecotype Samford, QLD, Australia chromosome 1, AdamAnt_v2, whole genome shotgun sequence:
AAGCCTACAGCCTGGAATGGGGCCCTCAGAAAAGCTGCCTACCAAGGCTGCCATCTAGAAGGAACCGGTGGTAGTCATTCAAGTGGCACAGGCCCAGCAGAAAGCACAGGGCACTTGGAGGAGCAAGAGTAAAAAGGACACCCAAGGAGCGAGGCTTTTCAATCCTGAAGAAGGGAGGGTCGCACCTTCCAGGTATTTGCCCAGCGGTCATTTGGAGGGCACagcatgggtgtgtgtgtgtgtgccatagTGCCCAGAGCCCTGGGTTAGGAACCAGGAAGACTGGCTTTCTGAATTCAACTCCAACCTCTGACACTGATGGACcatgtgatcccaggcaagtcacttcactctgtctataaataagttggagaagaaaatggcaaattattctggtatttttgccaagaaaatcccaaatagagtcaggGACAGTTAGATAAagctgaaaaacaacaacatgcGGGAGAAAGATTAGGTTGGTAATGTTTGGTCTCTAGAGACAGAACAAGAAACAATGGGGAGAGGGAGTTACCAAGAGCTAAGTTTGGGTTCAGCCTGTGAattaaattcctaaaaatgagagCTTTTTGAAAGTAGAATGGTCTGCTTTGGAAGTCTTCAGGAGGAAGCTGCAACCCCACATTTGGAGAAGGAGCAGAAGGGATTCTAAGGCCTCTGAGGATCCATCTATGTATTAGACTTAGTAATTCTGTTAAAATTGGAGGGCACagcatgggtgtgtgtgtgtgtgtgccatagTGCCCAGAGCCCTGGGTTAGGAACCAGGAAGACTGGCTTTCTGAATTCAACTCCAACCTCTGACACTGATGGACcatgtgatcccaggcaagtcacttcactctgtctaTAAATGAGTTGgagtagaaaatggcaaattattctggtatttttgccaagaaaatcccaaatagagtcaggGACAGTTAGATATTTATCCTCCCAACTATATTTATCCTCCCAAGtccataaaaaaagggaaattgggAATGcagaactatatttttatttcaggaaCTGGTGACATtcaaggatgtggctgtggaATTCACCCCAGAGGAGTGGGGGCACCTGCACTCTTCTCAGAAAGCATTGTACAGGGATGTAATGCTGGAGAATTACAGGAACCTGGTCTGCTTGGGTAAGAACAGCCTTCCCCTTTGCTTCTTATTCTTCTCATTGGAaagattttgtttctttcattaatagctagcatttatgtaacattATTTGTATAGGTTTTCCAAAttgtgcaaatattatctcatttatccctGGTAGGGTGGTTCTGTTacccccatttttacagatgagggaactaaggcaaGCAGTCTGAAGTAACTTCTCCAGgttacacaggtaataagtgtctgaggctggattgtaagtcaggttttcctgactttagacccagtGTTCTGTGCACTCTGGCATGTCACTACATGCTGTAGGATTCTTTAGTAAAGGGTGATTCTCAACTTGCAGAAAATAGATAGATCCATTCTTTTGTGGACTCAGAATCAGGAACTTGgtaacatgttttgttttgtaccAGTGGAAGGAGGCAGCTTGAGCTCCAGCCCTCAATCTGTGATCTCGTAGCTCCCAGATTCTTCCCTTCACATTCTGAGCTAAACctaacatgttttctttttccactggtAGGACTGGCAATCTCCAAACCAGGTGTGATTTACCAGTTGGAACAAGGGAAAGTACCTTGGATGCCAGAGGATGATATTCCAAGAACCCCCTATCTAAGTGAGTCATTACCAACACCATTATAGCTAATCATTGAGGGGAACTAATTTTGAGAAGGTTGGATCAGAAGATCTTCAGATTCCCTCTGCCTGGAAAGATCAGCAGAGGCAGTCCATGATGAGCTGTTTTGGCTTATCTGCACTGAAATGAAAAACTTTCCTGACACCCCTTTACTCAAATGGACCTCCATTCTCAGATATGAAGAGTGTTTTTAGGAAAAGTTAAACTTGCTGTTTTCCAACTTGCTTTGTTTGTTCTTTCTCAATAGCCATTCTACTTCCCTTCTTTATTtgttcattgttcttttttttttttaatgtgtcccttaacacaaaatacatattttggtatgttatTTGTGGTAAAGCTATCCAATTGGCTTACAAGCCACTTTCTGATCCATTTCTTAGTGAGCATTTTAAAAAGGTTGTGCTGCACATAATGTGAAATGTGGAGGACTTTGGATGCCGATCAGTAACTTGGATATGATTCTAGAAAATTAAAGGGAACTTTGGGAATTTTTTGAGCTGGGGAGTGAAATGATCCAATTTGTACTTTCAAAATCTCACTCTGATAGGGTGTGATgtatggggaaaaaagatgagatAGACTGGTGGAATTGAGACCAGTTATAAGGCTGTCACCAGGAAATCCTGGTGAGAAGTGATGAGACCCTACACTAGGTTAGAGAATAATATGGTCAGATCAATGCAAAGGTATCTTGTGAAGGTAGAGTCAACAAGACTTCACAAGTATTTGTGACAATAATTTTGGTTAATGgtggagagaaaaatatagatcGAAGTATTAGGCAGAAGAAAtaagatatttacattttaaaattttcttttagattGGGATACTACACCTGAAACCATGGAGTCAACTCCAGAGATGGACATCTCTATGGAAGAGTCATTCCAAGAAAAATTCACAAGGAGTAGTCTCTTTTTTTCCAAGTTTGGAAAAGCCTGGGAATATAATGCCATCTTAGAAAAGGGAAGTGAGGAGAAAcagtcaagaaaaattaaaaacaccccAAGGAAAAGTCCTAAACAAGGGACAGGAcatgcatataataaatataatagaggCTTCTACATAGGACCAATCCTTTTCCCTCAACATAGAGCATCTGTTGAAAAGACCCTCCATCAGTATGATGTTCACAAAAAGAACTGCAGATTCTATTCACACTTGAATAAATGTAATGCTGACTGCTCAAATAAGGTGTTTTCTAAGTTGAATGAATGTGAGAAATTCTTTAATTATAATTCAGACCTTAATGTCAATCATATAACACATCCTGGAATAAAACCATTTGGAGGTAATGAATGTAATAAGGCCTTCCCTAATAACATGAACCTTACTCAACATCAAAGAATTTCTACTACAAAGAAGCctaatgaatgtaatgaatgtggaaaggtcTTCAGTCAAAAGACAGGACTTACtcgacatcagagaattcacactggagagaaaccatatgaatgtaatgaatgtggaaaggcctttagcCGGAAGACGGGACTTACTGAACATCAAAAAATTCAtaatggagagaaaccttataaatgtaatgaatgtggaaaggccttcCGGCAGAGGATACGCCTtattgaacatcagagaatccatacaggagagaaaccttataaatgtaagtCATGTGGAAAGGCTTTCCGGTGGAGTTCAGAACTTACTCGTCATCAGAGAGTTCATACAGGAGTGAAACCTTATAAatgcaatgaatgtgggaagACTTTCTGCCGGAGGACGGGACTCactcaacatcagagaattcacacggGAGAGAAACCTTATACATGTAAAGAATGTGGGAGTGCCTTCCGCCAAAGAATACGTCTTATTGAacaccagagaattcacactggagagaaaccttatgaatgtaaggaatgtgggaaggcctttcCCCGGAGCATAGAACTGACtcaacatcagaaaattcatactggagagaaaccttatgaatgtactCTATGTGGGAAGGCCTTCCGGTGGATAACAGAACTTAATGAACATGAGAGggttcacactggagagaaaccttttcaGTGTAAAGAATGTGGGAAGACCTTCCGCCAAAGAAGAAGTCTTATTCAGCACCacagaattcacactggagagaaaccttataattgtaatgaatgtgggaaggcctttcGGTGGAGCACAGACCTTACTGAGCACCAgaggattcatactggagagaaaccttatacatgtaaagaatgtgggaaagcctttcgTCAGAGAGCACCACTTgctcaacatcagagaattcacactggagagaaaccatataaCTGTAATGAATGTGGCCAGGCTTTCCGCTGGAGCTCAGGActtactgaacatcagagaattcatactggagagaaaccatttaaatgtaatgaatgcGGGAAAGCCTTTCACCGAGGCACACATCTCATTCAACATCAgaaaattcacactggagagaaatcttATCAATGTAAAGAATGTGGGAAGGCTTTCTGCCATAGAACACCTCTTGCcaaacatcagaaaattcatactggagagaaaccttaagaatgtaatgaatgtggggaATCCTTTTGCCAAAACAGAGAGCTTAGAAAACATCAGATAATTTATACTGGAGACAAAACTCAGGAATGAAGAAAAGGCTTCCAAGATTAGCTGATTGCTTACTCAACATGAGTGGGTTTGCACTAGGGGAAACTGAATGTAATGAATATGGAAAGTTCTTCCTTGAGAATAAATATAGGAATCATATTGGAGGGAAGTTTTGTGAATGCAATGATTTTGCATTTAAGTAGCATGAGCAAGATTTCAGCCAAAGCACATAATCACTTAATATTAAAGAATGTAAAAGCAAATTCATATAAATGACGCAAATTCCTGTCTCATTTCCAAACCTTTTTCTTCCTAATACTACATGTATTTCTTTAAATCATATGAAGACaatatataacaatttttttaacttcataacAAAGGTATTAAGATAGTAAGAAcaatggttatatatatataaaaaataaaacctgggGAATGCTATTTACAAAATTAGAGTGTGTTTGTGGGAATAGTGACCACTAACTTGGAGTATAATAGCAGTAAGGCATGCATATAAGGAAACACATGCTCCTTGTATGATAAGTACCTAGCAGTCCTTTCCTTTTAGAGCCCTTTCCATATCTCAAATCTTTATTGCTAAGGCCAGTGTAACATactctttactgagaaaatatatGGCTATCTCAGTGTTGTGCATACCCTTAACTCTCAATCCTCTAAAATCCCCAAAGCTATCACTCCAAACTGTCTTCTCATCATAGAAGAACATCTGTGATATTTCAAGGCTGAATCTTTGGTTTGTgcccttaattttattatttccttactACTCCAGATCTTTGCTCCAGTAcacatgttctctctctctctctctgtctgtctctcttgctatctgtctctttctttctctaacccccttctttcctttccccaatctTTTTACTCTTTACTGACTCCTAGCTATGCACAGACTTAACCCAATTCTCCCAATACCAAAACAAAAACCGAAACCCATCATTCTCATGCAGTTATACTTTCCTTGCATTTACCATCCCATGTGCCTTCTACTCTttactttcaaaattctttaaaaattttcttctacATGTTGTCTCTAATTCTTCCTCCTCACCACCACCATCTTTATAATAGCTTGTAGTTTGATTCTTCCCAACCACTCACCTGAGTCTGCTCTCTTAAAAGTCATCTTGGACTTTTTAATTACAACATTCAATAGCCATATTTTCAGCCCTTTCCCTCTGAAGTCTTGGACACTATTGATTGCTACCTCCTTTTGAATACTCTCTCCTTGTCTTTAGAGACAGTATACTTACTTGATTCTCATGATTTTGTGtgattccctcttcccttttactggttatttttatgatttttagcCCTTTAAGGGGAATGTTACCCCATGATTTTGCCTTTGGACATTTTTTCTCTTGTGACTCTTCTTATTGATGCTCTCATTGAACTTCCATTGCGGGAAGGCCCAAACCAGCCATTACTCTTTCTCTAGACTTCAGTACAATTCTCCCAAATTGacatttccttcccccatccaagtttcaggttttttttcactttcccaTCTATATTTTGCTTTCCTACATTAGAATGTAACTCCCTATGGTCAGgaaccttttctttttgcttgtgtttGTATCCTCAAGActtgcctggtatatagtaacaaatgcttattgatttactGAAAAAAGATTGTCAAAGGTGTGGCAGAGTCCAAAGTGGGAAAAATATAGCACAGAGAAGGAATATCTTAAGTAACAATTTTTTCACCTCTACTTTTTATAGAAAACTTTCACCAGCTTAAGCTTTATTTGGAtcttaaaaagagagaagcaaacaaTGCAACGAGGCAAATTTAAATGTGATGTTAGGAAAGTCTTCCTAACAATGCAAGCCTTCCAGAATAGTTTCCTTAACAAGCAGTGAGCTTTCTCTCACTGGAGGTCTAAAATAACACACTTGTGCAGTATATAGTAGCACAGATTCCATTTTGCCCGTGGGTTGGATTAGATAGCTGCTGAAAACCCTATCTAATATATCAAATTTAGACATGATTTTTACATCAGTAATAAGCAATTTTCTGTTAAAATAGAATCAGTTTTTTGGCCATGTGGAATTTATTGATTATCTTGTCCAGTACCTCCCTGTTCTAAAACTTGAAGAAAGTACTTATGATAAATAGTCTTGAAACTCCTATATTAGGTACAAGGCTTGACCTCATTCATTATTCTTGATCcatgttttccccattttttcttttcctccccttgaCTTCCATCTATggtactttattttttgttaatgtaaatagtttaatgaAAGCAATATGATTTTTGGGGAGgcgtaaatttttttaaatgtccaaacttaaatacaaaatgagaaaaaaaaattgtcatgtacaCAGCAGACCATAAGAAAGGATTCAGtataaaacaatacatttccatttcaagaaaacttatataaaaacattacatattgttttcaaagctgcccaacttttatttgcttaattattggtattcttttctctattaatatactttttgctttatttttcccctttttcctcttcccatccCTAAAgaagactacacacacacacacacacacacacacacgtatctaaaaacatacacatatacacacatatgtatatatgtaaaaccatattTCCTCCTGTTTCTCATTCTATCTGAAAGTGAATAGCATCTTCATAAGTCTGAATTTCCCCATGTTTTTCTAAGTTAACTAGTTTATCAATTCCTATATCACAGcaataatctaatctaatcaaATCCAATTTGAGAGATTGTTTATTAAAGTACCCCCACACCCATGCCATCTTCTAGATCCTTCTGTTCTTGGCTTACATAGGTTTTATTCATAcaatgaaactttaaaataaatttatcctttttataCATCAACAATGCTCtcactttataatgtagtttaatCTAATGCTGAATCTacttcagcattatcttttcccctgattttttttaaatttctgactTTTTATTCTAAGTGAACTTTGTTCTTAGTTTTTttcctaactttattttttttagtaattgaATTGAGATGACCTTCAATAAATATAttaggtaaaattatcatttaaaaattatattggctttacctattcatgaagaataaatattatttcaattatttagatctgagtttatttgtgtaaaaagttttatgtttatgttcatatagCTTCTATATGAACTGCTCCTATTTTTGCAGGCATATACTTGGGTATTTTGTACTGTCTAagtattttaaatggtctaaaacaatattgaataatattgctgacatagtgtagtttctctattttccacttttgattaaatctatttcgTTTAACTTTGTTTGGGATCATGtttactatccctgcttttttttttcatacaaattTTACTCCTGCCCTTTattctatctttgtatctctcatttttatgtttcttgaaagcaacatattgttgaattcaaaattctaacttgctatccatttccattttatgggtaaatttgTCCCATTTATAGTCTCAGCTACAATTTGGACTTTAATGTATACCTTATATTTTTCCTGGATATTATATGTCATATAATTCTGGAAATTCTAGAAGTTTTGTCACTGAAAGTCTTTGAGTTTGTTAAATATCCTTCCGTGGATATTTAACTCTGCCCCCATTCAGGATTATACTCAACTTTGCTGGATAAGTTACCCTTGGTTGTAACCCCATTTCTTTTGCTCTACATAATATAGTATTCTAAGATCTATGATCCTTCAATGTAGTAGCTGCTAGGTcttgtgcaattttttttaaaagaaatttatttaaagcttaaaacaatacaaaatagaacattaaaaacaacaacaataaagaaagCATTGTCATGTGCACCACACAACATAAGCAAGGATTtaaaatatagaacaataaatttccatttcaaaattgaGAGCCCATATGACATATACTACACTTTTCTAtgcagagctgtccatcttttctttgcttttttggagcttttcttttgtttcctgctgtgcattttttactttattctctttttcctcttttctccctgaCCTACCTACCCCAAGAAGGCCACAATTaggcacagatatatttatacatacattatacatccacatacatacatatacatgtatacacatacataggcATCTATAGTGatatccatatac
This genomic window contains:
- the LOC127545758 gene encoding zinc finger protein 883-like, which gives rise to MAPVLLPSRDHQELVTFKDVAVEFTPEEWGHLHSSQKALYRDVMLENYRNLVCLGLAISKPGVIYQLEQGKVPWMPEDDIPRTPYLNWDTTPETMESTPEMDISMEESFQEKFTRSSLFFSKFGKAWEYNAILEKGSEEKQSRKIKNTPRKSPKQGTGHAYNKYNRGFYIGPILFPQHRASVEKTLHQYDVHKKNCRFYSHLNKCNADCSNKVFSKLNECEKFFNYNSDLNVNHITHPGIKPFGGNECNKAFPNNMNLTQHQRISTTKKPNECNECGKVFSQKTGLTRHQRIHTGEKPYECNECGKAFSRKTGLTEHQKIHNGEKPYKCNECGKAFRQRIRLIEHQRIHTGEKPYKCKSCGKAFRWSSELTRHQRVHTGVKPYKCNECGKTFCRRTGLTQHQRIHTGEKPYTCKECGSAFRQRIRLIEHQRIHTGEKPYECKECGKAFPRSIELTQHQKIHTGEKPYECTLCGKAFRWITELNEHERVHTGEKPFQCKECGKTFRQRRSLIQHHRIHTGEKPYNCNECGKAFRWSTDLTEHQRIHTGEKPYTCKECGKAFRQRAPLAQHQRIHTGEKPYNCNECGQAFRWSSGLTEHQRIHTGEKPFKCNECGKAFHRGTHLIQHQKIHTGEKSYQCKECGKAFCHRTPLAKHQKIHTGEKP